In Mauremys reevesii isolate NIE-2019 linkage group 14, ASM1616193v1, whole genome shotgun sequence, a single window of DNA contains:
- the LOC120381858 gene encoding zinc finger protein 436-like: protein GETPYTCAECGKSFNWRSSLITHQRIHTGETPYMCAECGKSFSRRSHLIRHQRIHTGETPFTCAECGKSFNRRSHLIRHQRIHTGETPYTCAECGESFSQRSHLITHQRIHTGETPYTCAECGKSFSQRSNLIRHRRIHTGEMPYTCSECGKSFSRRSHLIRHQRIHTGEQPYTCAECGKSFSQRSTLIRHRRIHSG from the exons ggggagactccctacacgtgcgctgagtgcgggaaaagcttcaattggcgctcaagccttatcacacatcagagaatccacacaggggagacgccctacatgtgcgctgagtgcgggaaaagcttcagtcggcgctcacaccttatcagacatcagagaatccacaccggggagacgcccttcacgtgcgctgagtgcgggaaaagcttcaatcggcgctcacaccttatcagacatcagagaatccacacaggggagacgccctacacgtgcgctgagtgcggggaaagcttcagtcaacgctcacaccttatcacacatcagagaatccacacaggggagactccctacacgtgcgctgagtgcgggaaaagcttcagtcagcgctcaaaccttatcagac atcggagaatccacacaggagagatgccctacacgtgctctgagtgcgggaaaagcttcagtcggcgctcacaccttatcagacatcagagaatccacacaggagagcagccctacacgtgcgctgagtgcgggaaaagcttcagtcagcgctcaacccttatcagacatcgtagaatccacagtgga